One window of Candidatus Rhabdochlamydia sp. T3358 genomic DNA carries:
- a CDS encoding helix-turn-helix domain-containing protein — MQPTSSFLTQNAKDILKARHRQERDKRLCDRIKSILLLDDGWSYAQVAYALLLDEDTIRRYYKTYLEGGKEALLNLNYT, encoded by the coding sequence ATGCAACCTACATCAAGCTTTTTAACACAAAATGCAAAAGACATCCTAAAGGCTCGTCATCGTCAGGAACGAGATAAGAGGTTATGTGATAGAATCAAATCTATTTTATTATTAGATGATGGATGGTCATATGCACAAGTAGCATATGCATTGCTTCTAGATGAGGATACGATAAGACGTTACTACAAAACCTATCTAGAAGGAGGCAAAGAAGCCTTACTCAACCTAAATTACAC
- a CDS encoding DUF6531 domain-containing protein, protein MKWQRFFLIVFLLPTLMYPLNQEECANIFHKILPEWNRHTELIQQFQKKPYTQEGLQLLKESLVCCQRAVGHCDTILNDIASKKKDDRKKQWRVDLKSRCEKEKQGLNAEINHLQIDIGRVEANISATALYNTSLKKAAAAGNKDRSCERGFNNVHEVVSVLNETAKLYEEASSLANQALSLINPYPQEEDKAALRRQAANYQELAGKYKNEAVKWPSAASNNRAMHKEKVAEIKLDCQLLTEKGLKRSCYDLQKHALFLLEQLLDGNTSKEASALKQEQTQLQEYVAAFEKEADDNRLTDVKPVFSKEEFEAREKERRELFFKSDFLLNPDLYLPETVKNEPLPRIVPLDGQTGKKEGDFSLYTDQFYRFLIQSQLAEPELIVKVLENGQVVHTEKIALPFKNTDSWEEYLRNGMVFIPDTKLKSDFGLELRLSFAADPHNKFSLIVSQKSTDLRYQIAISLGEESTHYACQFLATPPWQLETLRKPASAQPNKPINSTSIPSIDVTLKEGEQPLITSLESIVYPVLDQLVEELRKDPLALASFVQNEIALVDAFLHQENGIIHPVSVYRNPCTTFLEKQGSAWEQCQLLVYLLRKAGFKAVYALGDSCSLPKDFVERMLLTKLPEDKEEALLKYPWVLFFDGKEWISLFPWMKDIQVHEGHDLYSFLPEKYASADRWILQYLKGDQEILKHIGPDGDDTAGVLFVRFVEENLRKQGLHLSDVGIHRTQLKKQYSCWGDFPHPNIQSQPQIYNSLDAIPQIYAWMKIDINSRQNPKKSISRTFPVSFFNSGASFIRFDTNGNNQTLFAQLAGKDLSAVQLDSSDRVIDISIQLEFLLGNRSLAQKQTFWMEKGTSAALCSHFGGDNLKVTSQYFEQFKVQKDEKKKLLSLLAFVGASYFEKCSRSTNILAALHKVNPTSPFAFGLAKLSPDLSKGPFRGEEDLVLPQVDMFRFHAGPSELSTPLAWHQEMHTARTGFEALSLIDGSSNEHQILREIFKDDYAVSTVKLLQLAHLEQQKQGLEGEGFLTLTPASFEAANKNPESAQSEYFCNLKDLNLSDLKTVSPWQWNMLQTLMDPNQPWSSWTYAYMTPGLITSLDGTRKEMGTIIISPHAWYALISINDIVTNGGLGKPLPNYYLTPWAIRNWDLVPTANSYTNGYALQVPVQSNFSDRPTSTLPVIEKSTPGKRDWISDVRASFKDGWNYVADPVDIVSGAFYIDEIDLILPGPFPLTIRRNYNSQNPLIGDLGCGWKLSLNPFLMDQDGKRFAAELDGTVIVYSYNRQTDRWEVFPEENPELSNFNQQGIGSSASPFHSYIKNDVLYGGDGSKRSYKDGLLQQWVDVRGNSLSFSYKDDRLSRIESSNGDFCGVHYNHEGNISEIYAKDGRRISYDYDSQGDLVKVTLPNTAEISYTYDRNHRVIREIKPHGKVLENVYNDEGKIKEQRSPMGYRQQMVRTATFEYANGKTIVTDAKGEKTTYQIHDKQIYKITDPLGFTTLQAWFIDKESWFDPETEQVVEWNQKGGAIRSLKSTTGKRGLTTSYLYDNRGNLELITLKGEDLTGNGDSEIKKKLVYNERNLCIEEEVYGQRTLTTYDPTFPHLPKRIEKYSGNTLTSYLDFDYNSLGQLEKEDRSGVVIIWHYNDRGFPREKIQVTGTEDPDVVTTYAYNHQGQCIEVVSVDGTREGDYDLMGNQTESKIFSPSGKLLSATYIGYDLNNAPIWKQTANSENIVYFDYHASGLVKAKRQSLTPSRSIAYTLYEYNPCGYLIEETDPRGYITYRDYDPLGRIKEETKEGHTTFFSYEAGGLVETITSPAGGHVTRHYTTNGLLKEEIYPDGTKNTIVYDFLGQPVLETKNDVAWEIKYDDAHHRVIRTHLTTKISEISEFDLRGNLIKFTDAAGYTSEKTYDGLNRPKTEISPSGKHTGWNYHDDVVVCRLPSGETTTTQYAGGKAIKSEVNDSRGALIAVSEFHFDPENDKEEVIEGEEGTIIWRNALGLPVKVEKGEITVSYEYDVCGNCITSIDGDGRVTRQEFDGLGRLERRELPDRSAVEFVYDLDSNLAEYHLPNGNVWKASYDSMHRKRWEELVSSRGSSERWTFSYEGGYLKEATDPMQRAHMYLYDSHGRIFQDSVEGGKLIYTYEPRGFLATVNQTTDITSSWLSNWVYGSQSENSLVERSYDADGNLALESVYLNSQLIQQTKQKWTANSRSLQIGNHVRDFIYQNNQVVQVATQHVGVSYSYELSGSLKSKNGSLSSTTINYNTSGLPETVLTRLPEGSYQEQLHWYPSGKIYTYIAPGKEQSFSYNERGYLRSTGSEKYDFDFDSAGTGVRTVAPGWYVPQNSLDDFGRILTSVFEKIPLSTGYNPMGEVITHGQKQLSWDPWGRLVKITDPSYSWEASYDAFGRRFQTRYTKSGEQALITNSLYDPEEEFQEIGIQIGGKTFWKIYGPDACDAISDETGASVTLMHNALRQLTGVVSHQGTLYREKSPSFYGPLEIHPSVSSDLISYAQSLNWHSKAQDPTGFIWMGDRYYDSRNGQFLSQDPVSYPMCLDLYAYANGDPVNYFDPEGRFASPVYQSVKPVVIGALQPFNGLNQAIQGFNAIPAYLANHDLTRSGSFQVGSFDLSCGAIGFINGINNQQTQSIASAQQLSQYAGGAKVYGIYNATNWDSIQWVSTVIDVLECGLGHMRMHTPPVQLLKNQWDHFIATHGPDEKFLQISHSGGALQVYNALLTSPKSVQQRIISLALAPAAIIPEELCFRSYNHMSRRDIVTRLDVVGKIKYGNQLQVLEPHPNANFWDHEFLSPTFAPKIRRHINDYIENYGGKK, encoded by the coding sequence ATGAAATGGCAGCGTTTTTTTCTCATTGTCTTTCTCCTTCCCACCTTGATGTACCCTCTTAACCAAGAAGAATGCGCGAACATCTTTCACAAAATTCTTCCCGAATGGAATCGACACACTGAACTAATCCAGCAATTTCAGAAAAAGCCGTATACTCAAGAAGGACTTCAGCTTCTTAAGGAATCTCTCGTATGTTGCCAAAGAGCCGTGGGACACTGCGATACCATTCTAAATGATATTGCCAGTAAGAAAAAAGATGATCGCAAAAAACAGTGGAGAGTGGACTTAAAAAGTCGATGCGAGAAAGAAAAACAGGGGTTAAATGCAGAGATTAATCACCTGCAGATCGACATCGGCAGGGTTGAGGCGAATATTTCTGCCACAGCTCTTTATAATACAAGCTTGAAAAAAGCTGCAGCAGCAGGAAATAAAGATAGAAGTTGTGAAAGAGGATTTAATAACGTCCATGAGGTTGTTTCCGTCCTCAATGAAACAGCAAAACTCTATGAAGAGGCTTCTTCTCTTGCAAATCAAGCTTTATCTCTTATCAATCCTTATCCTCAAGAAGAGGACAAGGCAGCCTTAAGGCGTCAGGCAGCAAATTATCAAGAATTAGCTGGAAAATACAAAAACGAAGCAGTTAAGTGGCCGTCTGCAGCGTCGAATAACAGAGCAATGCACAAAGAAAAAGTAGCAGAAATCAAATTAGACTGCCAACTTTTGACAGAAAAAGGATTAAAGCGAAGCTGCTATGACTTACAAAAACATGCCCTTTTCCTATTAGAACAATTACTTGATGGCAATACCAGCAAGGAAGCCTCTGCTCTCAAACAGGAACAAACGCAATTACAAGAATACGTTGCTGCTTTTGAGAAAGAAGCTGATGACAACCGCTTAACAGATGTAAAACCAGTTTTCTCTAAAGAAGAATTCGAGGCTCGGGAAAAAGAGAGGAGAGAGTTATTTTTTAAAAGTGATTTCCTTTTAAACCCTGATCTTTATTTACCTGAAACGGTTAAAAATGAGCCTCTTCCTAGAATAGTTCCACTAGATGGGCAAACAGGGAAAAAGGAAGGGGATTTTTCTCTTTATACAGATCAGTTTTATCGATTTTTGATCCAAAGCCAACTTGCCGAGCCCGAGCTCATCGTCAAAGTTCTTGAAAATGGACAAGTAGTCCATACCGAAAAAATTGCCCTCCCTTTTAAAAATACTGATAGTTGGGAAGAGTATCTTAGGAATGGGATGGTTTTCATTCCGGATACAAAACTGAAGTCGGACTTCGGTTTAGAGCTGCGCCTAAGTTTTGCTGCTGATCCCCACAACAAATTTTCTTTGATTGTTTCACAAAAAAGTACGGACTTGCGGTACCAAATTGCCATTTCCTTAGGAGAAGAGTCTACACACTATGCATGTCAATTTTTAGCTACTCCACCATGGCAGCTCGAAACCTTAAGAAAACCAGCTTCAGCCCAACCCAATAAACCTATAAATTCTACTTCTATTCCCTCCATAGATGTAACGCTGAAAGAAGGGGAGCAACCATTAATCACTTCGTTAGAATCGATTGTTTATCCTGTATTGGATCAGCTCGTTGAAGAGCTGAGAAAAGACCCTCTAGCGTTGGCTAGCTTTGTCCAAAATGAAATTGCTCTCGTCGATGCATTTCTCCACCAAGAAAATGGGATCATTCATCCAGTAAGTGTTTATAGAAATCCTTGTACCACATTTCTTGAAAAACAAGGATCTGCTTGGGAGCAATGCCAGCTACTCGTTTATCTTTTACGCAAAGCGGGTTTCAAAGCAGTCTATGCCTTAGGAGACTCTTGCTCACTCCCTAAGGATTTTGTAGAGCGAATGCTTTTAACTAAACTGCCGGAAGACAAAGAAGAAGCTCTGCTTAAATATCCATGGGTCTTATTTTTTGACGGTAAGGAATGGATCTCTCTTTTTCCTTGGATGAAAGATATCCAAGTCCATGAAGGACATGACCTTTATAGCTTTTTGCCAGAAAAATATGCGAGCGCCGATCGATGGATCTTACAGTACCTGAAAGGTGACCAAGAGATTTTAAAGCATATTGGTCCCGATGGCGACGACACAGCGGGAGTGCTTTTTGTCCGTTTTGTGGAAGAGAATTTAAGAAAACAGGGGTTACACTTAAGCGATGTTGGGATTCATCGAACCCAACTAAAAAAGCAATATTCCTGTTGGGGAGATTTTCCACATCCTAACATCCAATCTCAACCTCAAATTTATAACTCATTAGATGCGATTCCCCAAATATATGCTTGGATGAAAATAGATATAAATTCTCGTCAAAATCCTAAAAAATCAATTTCCCGCACATTCCCTGTATCTTTTTTCAATTCGGGAGCATCTTTTATCCGTTTTGATACCAATGGGAACAATCAGACTCTTTTTGCTCAATTGGCAGGAAAAGATTTATCTGCAGTTCAGCTGGATTCCTCAGATCGGGTTATTGATATCTCTATTCAATTAGAATTTCTTCTTGGAAATCGGAGTCTTGCCCAAAAACAAACGTTCTGGATGGAGAAAGGGACCAGTGCAGCTCTGTGCTCACATTTCGGTGGAGATAACCTAAAAGTGACCTCCCAATATTTTGAGCAATTTAAAGTTCAAAAAGATGAGAAAAAGAAACTTTTATCTCTTTTGGCCTTCGTTGGAGCCTCATATTTCGAAAAATGCAGTAGATCAACCAATATTCTCGCTGCCCTGCATAAAGTCAATCCTACCTCCCCATTTGCTTTTGGCCTTGCTAAGCTCTCTCCTGACCTATCAAAAGGCCCTTTTAGAGGAGAGGAAGACCTAGTCCTTCCTCAAGTCGATATGTTTCGTTTTCATGCGGGTCCTTCAGAGTTATCAACACCTTTAGCGTGGCATCAGGAGATGCATACAGCAAGGACCGGTTTTGAAGCGCTTTCCCTGATCGACGGCTCTTCGAATGAACATCAGATTCTGCGAGAAATCTTTAAAGACGACTATGCTGTTTCTACAGTAAAACTACTGCAGTTAGCTCATCTTGAACAACAAAAGCAAGGATTGGAAGGGGAGGGGTTTTTGACTCTTACTCCAGCTAGTTTTGAAGCTGCCAATAAAAATCCAGAATCCGCCCAAAGCGAATATTTCTGTAACCTAAAAGACTTGAATCTTTCTGATTTAAAGACCGTATCGCCGTGGCAATGGAACATGCTGCAAACTCTTATGGATCCGAATCAACCATGGAGCAGTTGGACCTATGCTTATATGACTCCTGGATTGATAACTAGCTTAGATGGAACGCGTAAGGAAATGGGGACTATCATCATAAGCCCTCATGCATGGTATGCCCTGATTTCCATTAACGACATCGTTACTAATGGAGGCCTTGGCAAACCGCTCCCCAACTATTATCTTACCCCTTGGGCGATTAGAAATTGGGATCTCGTACCTACTGCCAATAGCTACACAAATGGCTATGCACTCCAAGTCCCTGTTCAGTCTAATTTTTCAGACAGGCCAACTTCTACCCTTCCCGTCATTGAAAAATCTACACCAGGGAAGAGAGACTGGATTTCTGATGTAAGAGCAAGCTTTAAAGATGGGTGGAACTATGTGGCAGATCCAGTTGATATTGTGTCAGGGGCGTTCTATATTGATGAAATCGATCTGATTCTTCCAGGGCCTTTCCCTCTAACGATTCGCCGTAACTATAACAGCCAAAACCCCCTTATTGGAGACCTTGGTTGCGGATGGAAGCTCAGCTTAAATCCATTCCTTATGGATCAAGATGGTAAGCGCTTTGCTGCTGAATTAGATGGAACTGTGATCGTTTATAGCTACAATCGACAAACCGATCGATGGGAAGTTTTTCCAGAAGAAAACCCAGAGCTCTCCAATTTTAATCAGCAGGGGATAGGCAGCTCAGCTAGCCCTTTCCATTCCTATATCAAAAATGATGTTTTATATGGAGGGGATGGATCAAAGCGATCCTACAAAGATGGCCTTCTGCAACAATGGGTAGATGTTAGGGGGAATAGCCTTTCTTTCTCTTATAAAGATGATCGCTTATCTCGTATCGAAAGTTCTAATGGGGATTTCTGCGGTGTCCACTACAATCATGAAGGCAATATCTCTGAAATCTATGCCAAAGATGGCAGACGTATCTCCTATGATTATGATTCACAAGGAGATCTCGTTAAAGTCACCCTCCCTAATACAGCTGAAATCAGTTATACATATGACCGGAACCATCGGGTCATTCGAGAGATAAAACCTCACGGAAAGGTCCTAGAAAACGTCTATAACGATGAGGGGAAGATCAAAGAACAAAGATCTCCCATGGGTTATAGACAACAAATGGTCCGAACCGCCACATTCGAATATGCTAATGGGAAAACGATCGTCACAGACGCGAAAGGAGAAAAAACAACCTATCAAATTCATGACAAGCAGATTTATAAAATAACTGATCCTTTAGGATTTACTACTCTTCAAGCTTGGTTCATAGACAAAGAATCATGGTTCGATCCCGAAACAGAGCAAGTCGTTGAATGGAATCAAAAGGGCGGAGCTATCCGAAGCCTAAAGTCAACAACGGGTAAACGAGGGCTCACAACCTCTTATCTCTACGACAATCGCGGAAATCTTGAACTTATCACGCTAAAAGGTGAAGATCTCACGGGAAACGGGGACTCAGAGATTAAGAAAAAACTCGTCTATAATGAGCGCAATCTCTGTATTGAAGAAGAAGTCTATGGACAAAGAACACTTACGACTTACGATCCTACCTTCCCTCATTTACCCAAAAGAATCGAGAAATATAGCGGAAATACTCTGACTTCCTACCTTGATTTTGACTACAATTCTTTAGGACAGTTGGAAAAAGAAGACCGTTCTGGGGTGGTCATTATTTGGCATTATAATGATCGAGGATTCCCTAGAGAAAAAATCCAAGTAACGGGGACAGAAGACCCCGATGTTGTCACCACTTATGCCTATAATCATCAAGGACAGTGCATAGAGGTCGTTTCTGTTGATGGAACTCGTGAGGGCGACTATGACCTCATGGGAAATCAGACTGAGTCAAAAATATTCTCTCCTTCTGGAAAACTTCTTTCTGCAACCTATATCGGATATGATCTGAACAACGCCCCTATCTGGAAACAGACGGCTAATTCTGAGAATATCGTCTATTTTGATTATCACGCTTCAGGGCTTGTTAAAGCTAAAAGGCAGTCGCTCACCCCGAGTCGTTCGATTGCCTATACTCTTTATGAGTATAACCCCTGTGGGTATCTCATCGAAGAAACAGACCCTAGGGGCTATATTACTTACAGAGACTACGATCCTTTAGGGCGGATTAAGGAGGAAACCAAGGAAGGGCATACAACTTTTTTCTCCTATGAAGCTGGAGGTCTCGTTGAAACCATTACATCTCCAGCTGGGGGACATGTCACACGCCATTACACAACCAATGGTCTTCTCAAAGAGGAGATTTACCCTGATGGGACCAAGAATACGATCGTTTATGATTTCTTGGGACAGCCAGTTCTAGAAACAAAGAATGATGTCGCCTGGGAAATCAAATACGACGATGCTCATCACCGAGTAATAAGAACTCATCTGACAACGAAAATTTCTGAAATCAGCGAATTTGACCTAAGAGGCAATCTTATCAAGTTTACTGATGCAGCGGGCTATACCTCAGAAAAAACTTATGATGGCCTTAATCGTCCTAAGACCGAGATAAGCCCTAGTGGTAAGCATACAGGTTGGAATTATCACGATGACGTTGTCGTCTGCCGTCTTCCGAGCGGGGAGACTACCACAACTCAGTACGCTGGTGGAAAGGCTATTAAGTCAGAGGTCAATGATTCTAGAGGTGCTCTCATCGCTGTTTCAGAGTTCCATTTTGATCCTGAAAACGATAAGGAAGAAGTCATTGAAGGAGAGGAAGGAACGATTATCTGGAGAAATGCTCTCGGGCTTCCTGTAAAGGTTGAAAAAGGAGAGATTACTGTTAGTTATGAATATGACGTTTGTGGCAATTGCATCACCTCAATTGATGGGGATGGCAGGGTAACTCGTCAAGAGTTCGATGGATTAGGACGTTTAGAAAGGCGAGAACTCCCTGATCGAAGTGCTGTTGAATTTGTTTATGATCTAGACTCTAACCTAGCCGAGTACCATCTACCTAACGGCAATGTCTGGAAAGCTTCCTATGATTCAATGCATAGAAAGAGATGGGAAGAGTTAGTCTCTTCAAGAGGTTCTTCTGAGCGATGGACTTTCTCTTATGAAGGTGGTTATCTTAAGGAAGCTACAGACCCTATGCAACGGGCTCACATGTATCTTTACGATTCGCATGGAAGGATCTTCCAAGATAGCGTTGAAGGTGGTAAGCTTATCTATACATATGAGCCAAGAGGGTTTCTTGCAACAGTCAACCAAACTACGGACATAACTTCTTCATGGCTATCTAACTGGGTATATGGATCGCAAAGCGAAAATTCGCTCGTAGAACGCTCTTATGATGCGGATGGTAACCTGGCTCTTGAGTCGGTCTATTTGAATTCTCAATTGATTCAGCAGACCAAGCAAAAATGGACTGCTAATAGCCGTTCTTTGCAGATTGGAAACCATGTCCGTGATTTCATCTATCAAAACAACCAAGTTGTACAGGTTGCAACTCAGCATGTAGGGGTGTCCTATTCATATGAACTCAGCGGATCTCTGAAAAGCAAAAATGGTAGCCTGAGCTCTACCACAATCAATTATAACACATCTGGACTACCGGAGACCGTTCTGACACGTTTACCCGAAGGATCCTATCAAGAACAGCTTCATTGGTATCCTTCAGGAAAAATCTACACCTACATAGCTCCGGGAAAAGAACAAAGTTTCTCTTACAATGAACGAGGATATTTAAGATCGACAGGATCTGAAAAATATGACTTTGACTTTGATTCTGCAGGCACCGGCGTTCGAACAGTCGCTCCTGGGTGGTATGTTCCTCAAAACAGCTTAGATGACTTTGGCAGAATTCTTACTTCAGTATTCGAAAAGATACCTCTTTCAACTGGTTACAATCCAATGGGTGAGGTTATTACTCATGGACAAAAACAGTTATCCTGGGATCCGTGGGGCAGGTTAGTCAAAATTACTGATCCTTCTTATTCATGGGAGGCTTCTTATGATGCTTTTGGCAGAAGATTTCAAACGCGATACACAAAATCAGGAGAGCAAGCTTTAATCACCAACTCTCTCTACGATCCTGAGGAAGAATTCCAAGAGATCGGGATACAAATCGGAGGGAAAACCTTCTGGAAAATTTATGGGCCAGATGCTTGCGATGCGATCAGTGATGAAACAGGAGCATCGGTTACCCTAATGCACAATGCATTGAGGCAGCTGACAGGAGTTGTTTCTCACCAAGGAACCCTCTATAGAGAAAAGTCTCCTTCCTTCTATGGACCTCTTGAGATACATCCTTCTGTTTCTTCAGATCTGATTTCCTATGCCCAGTCTTTGAATTGGCATAGTAAGGCCCAAGATCCAACAGGTTTCATCTGGATGGGGGATAGATACTATGATTCTAGAAACGGTCAATTCTTAAGTCAAGATCCGGTGTCTTACCCGATGTGCCTAGATCTATATGCTTACGCTAATGGGGATCCAGTTAATTACTTTGATCCAGAGGGTCGATTTGCATCTCCTGTGTATCAATCAGTCAAACCTGTTGTGATCGGTGCTTTGCAGCCTTTCAACGGATTAAACCAGGCCATTCAAGGCTTTAACGCTATTCCTGCCTATCTTGCAAATCACGATTTGACGCGTTCAGGCTCTTTCCAGGTTGGTTCTTTTGATTTATCTTGTGGTGCAATAGGATTCATCAATGGGATCAACAATCAACAAACTCAATCTATAGCAAGTGCACAGCAATTGAGCCAATATGCAGGCGGAGCAAAAGTTTATGGGATTTATAATGCAACCAACTGGGATAGTATTCAGTGGGTATCAACAGTGATCGATGTCCTAGAATGCGGACTAGGACATATGAGAATGCATACCCCACCCGTTCAATTATTAAAAAATCAATGGGATCATTTTATTGCCACACACGGACCTGATGAAAAATTTCTACAGATTAGCCACAGCGGAGGAGCCCTTCAGGTTTACAATGCCCTTTTGACCTCGCCAAAATCAGTCCAGCAAAGAATCATTAGCCTAGCTCTTGCCCCCGCTGCCATTATTCCAGAAGAACTATGCTTTAGGTCTTATAACCACATGAGTAGGCGGGATATTGTTACTCGTCTTGACGTGGTAGGGAAGATAAAATATGGAAATCAGTTGCAAGTGCTAGAGCCTCATCCTAACGCCAATTTTTGGGATCATGAGTTTTTAAGTCCGACTTTTGCACCGAAGATAAGACGTCATATTAACGATTATATTGAAAACTATGGAGGTAAGAAATGA